A window of the Deinococcus gobiensis I-0 genome harbors these coding sequences:
- a CDS encoding transglycosylase domain-containing protein — MKLWRRLNPWPRTPFVTRPAPWTWQRVLRAGLATVGVLTLGTMALGLGGAAYSGAWARAWNLRAELQPIEVQDRRGAPLGVIDHCREGGAANAVPCRESLSVPLTGVSRSFLLAYVSKEDVRFFSHVGVDLGRLPRALLSGAGGSTITMQLLKNSVLAGHFDYDTGRRGVGLVMTRKATEFVLAPLVTAKYGRREILSMSVNSLPWLGIGQRKGIYDAARTVFGVDPADLTLAQSAFLVGLLPAPGRYLVDGQTSPETATARFRWMRQQQLLTLRILRTRELITADQYAEAAQTPLQPRLWRVEYAGGGSDLRVVSATRNPDYRNDPEPVWAMQELVRRELRTGGIDPRRVGRVVLTVDAAAQAALTRRVTGEGATGGRPAGVAEGAAIVDVRGGGIVALSSSTGGNESSQPGRQWAVSALRPVASTVKPLLYSAAFGQGLTQQSTFTDGPTRYGAQAIRNNSGTFLGRAVTVREANARSLNTVAVQVGLGREAELRAVLGSVGYREDTANRSSPALGTYRAAPLTVAAAYASFANGGELCRPHLLAEVYDRAGRPLALPRSGCEALWSAPVAYETFDMLTGAVNDSASHVQFLRPTLWQRLSGRGVPLGAKSGTTDDVRDTWCAAVTPQYAMAVWIGDPDGKASVPTDLYREQTACREIGLLRELPHEVRELSAPAGMVRRGGAAVPAPGVTPENPAPPPARTPALTPVVPMSAGSVGTP, encoded by the coding sequence GTGAAGCTCTGGCGGCGCCTGAACCCGTGGCCGCGCACCCCCTTCGTCACGCGGCCCGCCCCCTGGACCTGGCAGCGCGTGCTGCGCGCGGGACTGGCGACGGTCGGGGTGTTGACCCTGGGCACGATGGCGCTGGGCCTGGGCGGCGCGGCCTACAGCGGCGCGTGGGCGCGGGCCTGGAACCTGCGCGCCGAGTTGCAGCCCATCGAGGTGCAGGACCGCCGGGGCGCGCCGCTGGGCGTCATCGACCACTGCCGCGAGGGCGGGGCCGCCAACGCCGTGCCCTGCCGCGAGTCGCTGAGCGTGCCGCTGACCGGCGTGTCGCGCAGCTTCCTGCTGGCCTACGTGAGCAAGGAGGACGTGCGCTTCTTCTCGCATGTCGGGGTGGACCTGGGCCGGCTGCCCCGCGCGCTGCTGAGCGGCGCGGGCGGCAGCACGATCACCATGCAGCTCCTGAAGAACAGCGTGCTGGCCGGGCACTTCGACTACGACACCGGGCGCCGGGGCGTGGGACTGGTCATGACCCGCAAGGCGACCGAGTTCGTGCTGGCCCCCCTGGTCACGGCGAAGTACGGGCGGCGCGAGATCCTGTCCATGAGCGTGAACAGCCTGCCCTGGCTGGGCATCGGGCAGCGCAAGGGCATCTACGACGCGGCCCGCACGGTGTTCGGGGTGGACCCGGCCGACCTGACGCTGGCCCAGAGCGCCTTTCTGGTGGGGCTGCTGCCCGCGCCGGGGCGCTACCTGGTGGACGGGCAGACCTCGCCCGAAACGGCCACCGCCCGGTTCCGCTGGATGCGCCAGCAACAGCTCCTGACCCTGCGCATCCTGCGCACCCGCGAGCTGATCACGGCGGACCAGTACGCCGAGGCCGCCCAGACCCCGCTGCAACCCCGGCTGTGGCGGGTGGAATACGCGGGTGGCGGCAGCGACCTGCGGGTGGTGTCGGCCACGCGCAATCCCGACTACCGCAACGACCCCGAACCCGTGTGGGCCATGCAGGAACTCGTGCGCCGCGAACTGCGGACGGGCGGCATCGACCCCCGGCGGGTGGGGCGCGTGGTCCTGACGGTCGATGCGGCGGCGCAGGCAGCCCTGACCCGGCGCGTGACCGGCGAGGGCGCGACCGGCGGACGGCCGGCGGGCGTGGCCGAGGGCGCGGCGATCGTGGACGTGCGCGGGGGCGGCATCGTCGCGCTGTCGAGCAGCACGGGCGGCAACGAGAGCAGCCAGCCGGGGCGGCAGTGGGCCGTCAGCGCGCTGCGGCCGGTGGCGAGCACCGTCAAGCCGCTGCTGTACTCGGCCGCCTTCGGGCAGGGCCTCACGCAGCAGAGCACCTTCACCGACGGGCCGACCCGCTACGGCGCGCAGGCCATCCGCAACAACTCGGGCACCTTCCTGGGCCGCGCGGTGACGGTGCGCGAGGCCAACGCCCGCAGCCTGAACACGGTCGCCGTGCAGGTCGGCCTGGGCCGCGAAGCCGAGCTGCGCGCCGTGCTGGGCAGTGTGGGCTACCGCGAGGACACCGCCAACCGCTCTAGCCCCGCGCTGGGCACCTACCGCGCCGCGCCCCTGACGGTGGCCGCCGCCTACGCCAGCTTCGCCAACGGCGGCGAGCTGTGCCGCCCGCACCTGCTGGCCGAGGTCTACGACCGCGCCGGCCGGCCGCTGGCCCTGCCCAGAAGCGGCTGCGAGGCGTTGTGGAGCGCCCCGGTCGCCTACGAAACCTTCGACATGCTGACCGGCGCGGTGAACGACAGTGCCAGCCACGTCCAGTTCCTGCGGCCCACGCTGTGGCAGCGGCTCTCGGGGCGGGGCGTGCCGCTGGGGGCCAAATCGGGCACCACCGACGACGTACGCGACACGTGGTGCGCCGCCGTCACGCCGCAGTACGCCATGGCGGTCTGGATCGGCGACCCGGACGGCAAGGCCAGCGTGCCCACCGACCTCTACCGCGAGCAGACGGCCTGCCGCGAGATCGGGCTGCTGCGCGAGCTGCCGCACGAGGTCCGCGAGCTGAGCGCGCCCGCCGGGATGGTGCGGCGCGGCGGCGCGGCGGTCCCGGCCCCCGGCGTGACCCCGGAGAACCCGGCGCCCCCGCCCGCCCGGACGCCGGCCCTGACTCCCGTGGTGCCCATGTCGGCCGGCAGCGTGGGCACGCCGTGA
- a CDS encoding VWA domain-containing protein, with translation MTLTPLLAALWPLLPALAPAPASASALLGLSTPPLHFVLAADMTGSSKNPAYGYAKQAALLSQSLLLNQVRSGDTVTLLRVCSGVQTVADFRFESKNGARLSKADILRYTGALTQPCTTRGSAITAALAQARTMTARTKTGGDVVVLFTDGAVLDDPGRAGLGQTFAGLLGAGGTRAVFLAGLSPEKGEGGNSVRDTFVKALGRGANDSRVLMAGAYDLNNVYPTFAAAVNKARK, from the coding sequence ATGACCCTGACCCCCCTGCTCGCGGCCCTGTGGCCCCTGCTTCCTGCCCTGGCCCCGGCCCCGGCGAGCGCTTCGGCGCTGCTGGGCCTCTCGACCCCGCCGCTGCATTTCGTGCTGGCCGCCGACATGACCGGCAGCAGCAAGAACCCCGCCTACGGCTACGCCAAACAGGCCGCGCTGCTCTCGCAGAGCCTGCTGCTCAACCAGGTGCGCTCGGGCGACACCGTGACCCTGCTGCGGGTGTGCAGCGGCGTGCAGACGGTCGCGGACTTCCGGTTCGAGTCCAAGAACGGCGCGCGGCTGAGCAAGGCCGACATCCTGCGCTACACCGGCGCGCTGACCCAGCCCTGCACGACGCGCGGCAGCGCCATCACCGCCGCGCTGGCCCAGGCGCGCACCATGACGGCGCGCACGAAGACGGGCGGCGACGTGGTCGTGCTGTTCACCGACGGCGCGGTCCTCGACGATCCGGGACGCGCGGGGCTGGGCCAGACCTTCGCGGGGCTGCTGGGGGCGGGCGGCACGCGCGCCGTGTTTCTCGCGGGCCTCTCGCCCGAGAAGGGCGAAGGCGGCAACTCGGTCCGCGACACCTTCGTCAAGGCGCTGGGGCGCGGCGCGAACGACAGCCGCGTGCTGATGGCCGGAGCCTACGACCTGAACAACGTCTACCCGACCTTCGCCGCCGCCGTGAACAAGGCGAGGAAGTGA
- a CDS encoding NfeD family protein, translated as MDWLPTLERVAPWHWWVLGALLLILEVAAPGVFFVWIALAAFALGLVVFVLPLPVAVQVLLFAVFCVASVVLGRRYVGRLGLGGEGGDTLNTGASRLVGRTVTVTAPIVNGVGRVRVGDSDWRARGPDTPAGASVLIVAAEGTTLIVREVSGSWV; from the coding sequence GTGGACTGGCTGCCGACCCTGGAGCGCGTGGCCCCCTGGCACTGGTGGGTGCTGGGCGCCCTGCTCCTGATCCTGGAAGTCGCTGCGCCGGGCGTGTTCTTCGTGTGGATCGCCCTCGCGGCCTTCGCGCTGGGGCTGGTGGTGTTCGTGCTGCCGCTGCCGGTGGCGGTGCAGGTGCTGCTCTTCGCCGTGTTCTGCGTGGCCTCGGTGGTGCTGGGGCGGCGCTACGTGGGCCGTCTGGGCCTGGGCGGCGAGGGCGGCGACACCCTGAACACCGGAGCCAGCCGCCTCGTCGGGCGCACCGTGACCGTCACCGCGCCCATCGTGAACGGGGTGGGCCGCGTGCGCGTGGGCGACAGCGACTGGCGCGCGCGGGGCCCCGACACCCCGGCGGGTGCGAGCGTCCTGATCGTGGCTGCCGAGGGCACCACCCTGATCGTGCGGGAGGTCAGCGGCAGCTGGGTGTAG
- a CDS encoding SPFH domain-containing protein — translation MGFVIFVVVLLVLVLVTLFAGVKSVPQGYQWTQERFGKFQRTLKPGLNIIVPYIDRIGRKVNMMEQVLDVPSQEVITRDNALVTVDGVVFYQVLDAARASYEVRNLEIATLNLTMTNIRTVMGSMDLDELLSNRDQINARLLSVVDEATEPWGVKVTRIEVKDIRPPADLVASMARQMKAEREKRANILDAEGFRQAAILKAEGEKQAEILNAEGRRQAAFLEAEARERAAEAEATATRVVSEAIANGNVQAVNYFIAQRYVDALKDVASAPNQKTLILPIEATSILGSLQGIAEVAREAFGGKKG, via the coding sequence ATGGGATTCGTCATTTTCGTCGTCGTCTTGCTCGTGCTCGTGCTCGTCACGCTGTTCGCCGGGGTCAAGAGCGTGCCGCAGGGCTACCAGTGGACCCAGGAACGCTTCGGCAAATTCCAGCGTACCCTCAAGCCGGGCCTGAACATCATCGTGCCGTACATCGACCGCATCGGGCGCAAGGTCAACATGATGGAGCAGGTGCTCGACGTGCCCTCGCAGGAGGTCATTACCCGCGACAACGCCCTCGTCACGGTGGACGGCGTGGTGTTCTATCAGGTGCTCGACGCCGCGCGCGCGAGCTACGAGGTGCGCAATCTCGAAATCGCCACCCTGAACCTCACCATGACGAACATCCGCACGGTGATGGGCAGCATGGACCTCGACGAGCTGCTCTCGAACCGCGACCAGATCAACGCCCGGCTGCTCTCGGTCGTGGACGAGGCGACCGAGCCGTGGGGGGTCAAGGTCACGCGCATCGAGGTCAAGGACATCCGGCCGCCGGCCGATCTGGTCGCCAGCATGGCCCGCCAGATGAAGGCCGAACGCGAGAAGCGCGCCAACATCCTCGACGCCGAGGGCTTCCGGCAGGCCGCGATCCTCAAGGCCGAGGGCGAGAAGCAGGCCGAGATCCTGAACGCCGAGGGCCGCCGCCAGGCCGCCTTCCTGGAGGCCGAGGCCCGCGAGCGCGCCGCCGAGGCCGAGGCGACCGCGACCCGCGTGGTCAGCGAGGCGATCGCGAACGGCAACGTGCAGGCCGTGAACTACTTCATCGCGCAGCGCTACGTGGACGCCCTGAAGGACGTGGCGAGCGCGCCCAACCAGAAGACCCTGATCCTGCCCATCGAGGCCACCAGCATCCTGGGCAGCCTCCAGGGCATCGCGGAGGTCGCGCGCGAGGCCTTCGGCGGCAAGAAGGGGTAG
- a CDS encoding ATP-binding cassette domain-containing protein: MDALAARLDLGGLLARDAETLSQGQLRRLLLARAVVHRPRLLLLDEGLDFVDAASRARFLELLPDLVRGGTHLLVVAHRDTDVLPGLTHHLHLEGGRATRSGPLLPDSAPVPLSCR; the protein is encoded by the coding sequence GTGGACGCCCTGGCCGCCCGCCTCGACCTGGGCGGGCTGCTGGCCCGGGACGCCGAGACACTCTCGCAGGGACAGCTGCGGCGGCTGCTGCTCGCGCGCGCGGTGGTCCACCGCCCCCGCCTGCTGCTGCTCGACGAGGGCCTGGACTTCGTGGACGCGGCGAGCCGAGCACGGTTCCTGGAGCTGTTGCCGGACCTCGTGCGCGGCGGCACGCACCTGCTGGTCGTCGCCCACCGCGACACCGACGTGCTGCCGGGCCTGACCCACCACCTGCACCTGGAGGGCGGCCGGGCGACCCGCAGCGGCCCCCTGCTCCCGGATTCGGCCCCGGTCCCGCTGTCCTGCCGGTAG